A region from the Myxococcus stipitatus genome encodes:
- a CDS encoding PilZ domain-containing protein: protein MFERPHERRSHLRFDKVFTVYLTTQDGMMRGVGRNISARGMFVEVRDAVGLGEKLKVTFAGEDGTEMTCLCEVRYQVALAFGRKDGREGSSRGVGLRIVAYEIQEDAPLLLVDRERVMH, encoded by the coding sequence GTGTTCGAGCGTCCTCATGAGCGTCGCAGTCACCTGCGCTTCGACAAGGTCTTCACCGTCTACCTCACGACCCAGGACGGGATGATGCGGGGGGTGGGGCGCAACATCAGCGCGCGGGGCATGTTCGTGGAGGTCCGCGACGCGGTGGGGCTGGGGGAGAAGCTGAAAGTGACGTTCGCGGGCGAGGACGGCACGGAGATGACGTGCCTGTGCGAGGTCCGCTACCAGGTGGCGCTGGCGTTCGGCCGCAAGGACGGGCGCGAGGGCAGCAGCCGCGGGGTGGGCCTGCGCATCGTGGCGTACGAAATCCAGGAGGACGCGCCGCTCCTGCTGGTGGACCGCGAGCGGGTGATGCACTGA